One stretch of Oceanimonas pelagia DNA includes these proteins:
- a CDS encoding 3-deoxy-7-phosphoheptulonate synthase produces MPSSTDELRSRPLATLITPHQLAERYPLDRTMTDTVTQARAEIEAILTGQSHKLLVIIGPCSIHDPAAARAYAERLAELKRRYADRLCIVMRTYFEKPRTIVGWKGLINDPHLDGSFDVNTGLALARKLLSDINALGLPTATEFLDMVTGQYIADLISWGAIGARTTESQVHREMASALSCPVGFKNGTDGNIQIALDAVRAAAHGHIFCSPDKHGKMSIYQTDGNPYGHVILRGGKAPNYDEHSIADAAAQLSALGLPPRLVVDLSHGNSQKQHQRQLEVADDIARQLVSGSRHIAGVMIESFIEAGRQEVEPGTPLLFGQSITDACLGWKDSERVLELLYRAVRSEAV; encoded by the coding sequence ATGCCCTCATCCACCGACGAACTGAGAAGCCGCCCGCTGGCGACCCTGATCACCCCCCATCAGCTGGCCGAGCGCTATCCGCTCGACCGCACCATGACCGATACCGTCACTCAAGCCCGCGCCGAAATTGAAGCCATTCTCACCGGCCAGAGTCACAAGCTGCTGGTGATCATCGGCCCCTGCTCCATTCACGACCCGGCCGCCGCCCGGGCCTACGCCGAGCGACTGGCGGAGCTTAAGCGCCGCTATGCCGACCGGCTGTGCATTGTGATGCGCACCTATTTTGAAAAGCCCCGCACCATAGTGGGCTGGAAGGGACTGATTAACGATCCGCATCTGGACGGCAGCTTTGACGTCAACACCGGCCTGGCGCTGGCGCGCAAACTGCTGAGTGACATCAACGCCCTGGGGCTACCCACCGCCACCGAGTTTCTGGATATGGTGACCGGTCAGTATATAGCCGACCTGATCAGCTGGGGCGCCATTGGCGCGCGCACCACCGAGTCCCAGGTGCACCGGGAAATGGCCTCGGCGCTGTCGTGCCCGGTGGGCTTCAAGAACGGTACCGACGGCAATATTCAGATTGCCCTCGACGCGGTACGGGCCGCCGCCCACGGTCACATTTTCTGCTCGCCGGACAAACACGGCAAAATGAGCATCTACCAGACCGACGGCAACCCCTATGGCCATGTGATTTTACGGGGCGGAAAAGCGCCCAATTACGACGAGCACAGCATTGCCGATGCCGCAGCGCAGCTCAGCGCCCTTGGCCTGCCGCCCCGGCTGGTGGTGGATCTGAGCCATGGCAACAGCCAAAAGCAGCATCAGCGCCAGCTCGAGGTGGCAGACGACATCGCCCGCCAGCTTGTAAGCGGCAGCCGCCATATTGCCGGGGTGATGATAGAAAGTTTTATCGAAGCAGGCCGGCAGGAGGTGGAGCCCGGTACACCGCTGCTATTCGGACAAAGCATCACCGACGCCTGCCTGGGCTGGAAAGACAGCGAGCGGGTGCTGGAACTGCTGTACCGGGCTGTGAGGAGTGAGGCGGTTTGA
- the rsmE gene encoding 16S rRNA (uracil(1498)-N(3))-methyltransferase: MRIPRIHEPSELASGRELTLSEDGANHVGRVLRMQAGQALVLFNGEGGQYAAEIVEAGKKTVRVRVGAFSAGEVESPLHFHLGQVVSRGEKMEFTIQKSVELGVNVITPLFSSRCGVKLSGERLEKKLQQWQKIAIAACEQCGRNRIPEIRPAMELSLWLAEHTDELKLNLHPRAEYSVNTLPAPEAGVRLLIGPEGGLSDEEIVAARDQGFIDILLGPRVLRTETAALTAITALQCRFGDLA, from the coding sequence ATGCGTATACCCCGAATCCATGAGCCGAGCGAGCTTGCCAGCGGCCGGGAGCTGACCCTGTCGGAAGACGGCGCCAACCACGTGGGCCGGGTGCTGCGCATGCAGGCCGGCCAGGCCCTGGTGCTGTTTAACGGTGAGGGTGGCCAGTATGCCGCCGAGATAGTGGAGGCCGGCAAAAAAACCGTGCGGGTGCGCGTGGGCGCATTCAGCGCCGGTGAGGTGGAGTCGCCGCTGCACTTTCACCTGGGCCAGGTGGTCAGCCGGGGCGAGAAGATGGAGTTCACCATTCAGAAGTCGGTGGAGCTCGGGGTGAACGTGATCACTCCGCTGTTTTCCAGCCGCTGTGGCGTCAAGCTCAGTGGCGAGCGGCTGGAGAAGAAGCTGCAACAGTGGCAGAAAATTGCCATTGCCGCCTGCGAGCAATGCGGTCGTAACCGCATTCCCGAAATCCGTCCGGCCATGGAGCTGAGCCTCTGGCTGGCAGAACACACCGACGAGCTCAAACTCAACCTGCACCCCCGGGCCGAATACAGCGTCAACACCCTACCCGCCCCCGAGGCCGGCGTGCGCCTGCTGATCGGCCCCGAAGGGGGCCTGTCGGACGAGGAAATCGTCGCCGCCCGCGACCAGGGCTTTATTGATATACTGCTCGGACCGCGGGTGCTGCGCACCGAAACCGCGGCGCTCACCGCCATTACCGCCCTGCAATGCCGATTTGGAGATCTCGCATGA
- a CDS encoding prolyl-tRNA synthetase associated domain-containing protein produces MDIMARLADWHIRPPLIEHPPLHTCDDADRLLVNRPGTRLKNLFLRDNYGRRHALLLTRHDKQVDLKVLSRQQGWSRLGFASAERLARYLGVAPGHVSVLALVNDTQLQVELWLDEDLQDGDDFHCHPLRNTATVLLSRADLLRFTEQTGHLPHWLPVPSLA; encoded by the coding sequence ATGGACATCATGGCCCGGCTGGCGGACTGGCACATCAGGCCGCCGCTGATTGAGCATCCGCCGCTGCACACCTGTGACGATGCCGACCGCCTGCTGGTGAACCGGCCCGGCACCCGGCTGAAAAATCTGTTTCTGCGGGACAACTACGGTCGCCGGCACGCGCTGCTGCTCACCCGCCACGACAAGCAGGTGGATCTCAAGGTGCTGTCGCGCCAGCAGGGCTGGTCGCGGCTGGGCTTTGCCTCGGCCGAGCGGCTTGCGCGTTACCTGGGGGTGGCCCCGGGCCATGTCTCCGTGCTGGCACTGGTCAACGATACGCAGTTGCAGGTGGAACTGTGGCTGGATGAAGACCTGCAAGATGGCGACGATTTTCACTGCCACCCGCTGCGCAATACCGCCACCGTGCTGCTGAGCCGCGCCGATTTGCTGCGCTTTACCGAGCAGACCGGCCACCTTCCCCACTGGCTGCCGGTGCCTTCTCTGGCCTGA
- a CDS encoding VOC family protein, giving the protein MDRPGRFNGMRHIAFTMPNLEECVQFYTEIMGMEILNRASDNLVYLTCGNDNLSLGRADVPASGVQSMDHFGFIVDTKEELEQWYQYFKAKGVTLLDQPHDHRDGARSFHITDPAGNVIQPIYHPAISGQRFS; this is encoded by the coding sequence ATGGACAGACCCGGTCGTTTTAACGGCATGCGCCACATCGCCTTTACCATGCCCAACCTGGAGGAGTGCGTCCAGTTCTACACCGAGATCATGGGCATGGAGATCCTCAACCGCGCCAGCGACAACCTGGTGTACCTCACCTGCGGCAACGACAACCTGTCGCTGGGCCGCGCCGATGTGCCCGCCAGCGGCGTGCAGAGCATGGATCACTTCGGCTTTATCGTGGACACCAAGGAAGAGCTGGAGCAGTGGTACCAGTACTTCAAGGCCAAGGGCGTGACCCTGCTGGACCAGCCCCACGATCACCGCGACGGTGCCCGCAGCTTTCACATCACCGATCCCGCCGGCAACGTGATCCAGCCCATCTATCACCCGGCCATCTCCGGCCAGCGCTTCAGTTGA
- a CDS encoding ATP-binding cassette domain-containing protein, with protein sequence MLTLDELTVEHRVGPVSGRLAAGRLTLLVGPNGSGKSSLLLAAAGLLAAEGHVRLNGDLLDSLALSELAHLRAMLVQHSVLPAGLKGYELLALGVHGEVSEAACEEMARLSDYLKLDTLYARPLSSLSGGEQQRLLIAKTLLQVAPRLNPKARLLLLDEPLAGLDWQHQLATLRLLRHYAEQGLTVVASIHDINLAAQFGDDIWCLHRGRLVASGGPEVLTPELVAEVFEVKVKLLEQDGQRLLLPE encoded by the coding sequence ATGCTGACGCTTGATGAATTAACCGTTGAACACAGGGTAGGGCCGGTGAGTGGCCGGCTGGCCGCCGGCCGGCTGACCCTGCTGGTGGGGCCCAATGGCAGTGGCAAGTCGAGTCTGTTGCTGGCGGCGGCCGGGCTGCTGGCGGCGGAAGGTCATGTGCGGCTGAATGGTGACCTGCTGGATTCACTGGCTCTGAGCGAGCTTGCGCATCTCAGAGCCATGCTGGTGCAGCACTCGGTGCTGCCCGCCGGATTAAAAGGGTATGAGCTGCTGGCGCTGGGGGTGCACGGGGAGGTCAGCGAAGCCGCCTGCGAGGAAATGGCGCGGTTAAGTGATTACCTCAAGCTGGACACCCTCTATGCCCGGCCGCTGTCGTCGCTCTCGGGCGGCGAACAGCAGCGGCTGCTGATCGCCAAAACCCTGTTGCAGGTGGCGCCCCGGCTGAACCCGAAGGCCCGCCTGCTGCTGCTGGACGAGCCTCTGGCCGGACTTGACTGGCAGCACCAGCTCGCCACCCTGCGGCTGCTGCGCCACTATGCCGAACAGGGACTGACGGTGGTGGCGTCCATTCACGACATTAACCTGGCCGCTCAGTTCGGCGACGATATCTGGTGTCTGCACCGGGGTCGGCTGGTGGCCAGTGGCGGCCCGGAGGTGCTTACCCCCGAGCTGGTGGCCGAGGTGTTTGAGGTCAAGGTCAAACTGCTGGAGCAGGACGGCCAGCGGCTGCTGCTGCCGGAATAA
- a CDS encoding putative quinol monooxygenase yields MYSIIVKTKLKPGTTQAFLDAMLPNAEASVRDEPGCHTFDVLQDRADPELFWLYEIYQDEAALAAHKETPHYQASRAVVNELIAEQSVIRADVLAVNPAR; encoded by the coding sequence ATGTATTCAATTATTGTCAAAACCAAGCTCAAGCCCGGCACCACCCAGGCCTTTCTCGACGCCATGCTGCCCAATGCCGAAGCCTCGGTGCGCGACGAGCCCGGTTGCCACACCTTTGACGTGCTGCAGGACAGGGCCGATCCCGAGCTGTTCTGGCTTTACGAAATCTACCAGGACGAAGCCGCCCTGGCCGCCCACAAGGAAACTCCGCACTACCAGGCCAGCCGCGCCGTGGTCAACGAGCTGATCGCCGAGCAGTCGGTGATCCGTGCCGACGTGCTGGCGGTGAACCCGGCCCGTTAA
- a CDS encoding endonuclease, with the protein MSFRQAKKVAPGIYTDHPVSFYCGCNIEKQGKKLVPDLAGCGYRIRKQQQRASRIEWEHVVPAWEFGHQRQCWQQGGRKNCTRKDELFRQMEGDLHNLVPAVGEVNGDRSNYRFSEWNGKPVQYGRCQMLVDFKGRKVQPPEQTRGAIARTYLYMQQQYKLKIARQQQKLFEAWNRQYPASPWECERDRRIERIQGNHNPFVQEQCKNYAYTPNP; encoded by the coding sequence ATGTCGTTTCGCCAGGCCAAAAAGGTGGCACCGGGCATTTACACCGATCATCCGGTAAGCTTTTACTGTGGCTGCAACATAGAAAAACAGGGTAAAAAACTGGTGCCCGATCTGGCCGGTTGCGGCTACCGGATTCGCAAACAGCAACAGCGGGCCAGCCGCATCGAGTGGGAACACGTGGTACCCGCCTGGGAGTTCGGCCACCAGCGCCAGTGCTGGCAGCAGGGCGGGCGCAAAAACTGCACCCGCAAGGATGAGCTGTTCCGGCAAATGGAAGGCGATCTGCACAACCTGGTGCCGGCGGTGGGCGAGGTCAACGGCGATCGCTCCAACTACCGTTTTTCCGAATGGAACGGCAAGCCGGTACAATATGGCCGCTGCCAGATGCTGGTGGACTTCAAGGGGCGCAAGGTGCAACCCCCCGAGCAAACCCGGGGGGCCATTGCCCGCACCTACCTGTATATGCAACAGCAATACAAGCTGAAGATTGCCCGTCAGCAGCAGAAACTGTTTGAAGCCTGGAACCGGCAATACCCGGCGAGCCCTTGGGAATGCGAGCGCGACAGGCGCATCGAGCGCATTCAGGGCAACCACAACCCCTTTGTTCAGGAGCAGTGCAAAAACTATGCGTATACCCCGAATCCATGA
- the ruvX gene encoding Holliday junction resolvase RuvX → MSRTLLGFDYGLKSIGVAVGQELTASARPLLALKANDGVPNWEQIEKLLREWQPALLVVGLPLNMDGTEQDISRRARKFANRLHGRFGLPVELQDERLTTTDARARLFEAGGYKALGKDAVDAVSAQLILESWMEAHP, encoded by the coding sequence ATGAGCCGCACCCTGCTGGGCTTTGACTACGGCCTGAAAAGCATCGGCGTGGCGGTGGGCCAGGAGCTGACCGCCAGCGCCCGGCCGTTGCTGGCATTAAAGGCCAACGACGGCGTACCCAACTGGGAGCAGATCGAAAAGCTGCTCAGGGAGTGGCAGCCGGCGCTGCTGGTGGTGGGCCTGCCCCTCAACATGGACGGCACCGAGCAGGACATCAGCCGCCGCGCCCGCAAGTTCGCCAACCGCCTGCACGGCCGTTTTGGCCTGCCGGTGGAGCTGCAGGACGAGCGCCTGACCACCACCGACGCCCGCGCCCGGCTGTTTGAAGCCGGCGGCTACAAGGCCCTGGGCAAGGACGCGGTGGATGCGGTCTCGGCCCAGCTGATCCTGGAATCCTGGATGGAAGCCCACCCGTGA
- a CDS encoding peroxiredoxin produces the protein MIQPGTALPRHDFTFITDSGKTSADTQSLFASKKAVIFAVPGAFTPTCSQAHLPGFVTLADEFQRQGVALFCLSVNDAFVMRAWQQSQNAGAITMLADGDGSFTQALGLAKDTGAFGGLRARRFALVVDNGMVTQVCVEQPGKLDVSSAEAMLKLI, from the coding sequence ATGATTCAGCCCGGCACCGCCCTGCCCCGGCACGACTTCACCTTTATCACCGACAGCGGCAAGACCAGCGCCGACACGCAAAGCCTGTTCGCCAGCAAGAAGGCGGTGATCTTCGCCGTGCCCGGCGCCTTTACCCCCACCTGCTCCCAGGCCCATCTGCCGGGGTTTGTGACCCTGGCAGACGAATTCCAGCGTCAGGGCGTGGCGCTGTTCTGCCTGTCGGTGAACGACGCCTTCGTGATGCGCGCCTGGCAGCAAAGCCAGAATGCCGGCGCCATTACCATGCTCGCCGACGGCGATGGCAGCTTTACTCAGGCCCTGGGGCTGGCCAAGGACACCGGCGCCTTTGGCGGCCTGCGCGCCCGGCGCTTCGCCCTGGTGGTGGACAACGGCATGGTCACTCAGGTGTGTGTGGAACAGCCCGGCAAGCTGGACGTCTCTTCTGCCGAGGCCATGCTGAAGCTGATTTAA
- a CDS encoding response regulator transcription factor has translation MHIYLLDDDPKVLAANGFLLKAMGFESQGWSEPERFLAEFDDQAEAVLLLDLAMPELDGLEVLTELGRRRCPVAVILLTGHGDVPQAVQAMKLGAVDFLEKPVDARRLAEVLARAQQQARVLGEQAGARLRVTRLSAREHEVVSLVAQGLTNKAIAEQLCVAVRTVEVHRASAMAKLEAANMAELLHCWQLSQG, from the coding sequence ATGCACATTTACCTGCTGGACGATGATCCCAAGGTGCTGGCCGCCAACGGCTTCCTGTTAAAGGCGATGGGTTTTGAGAGCCAGGGCTGGTCGGAGCCGGAGCGCTTTCTGGCGGAGTTTGACGACCAGGCCGAGGCGGTATTGCTGCTGGACCTGGCCATGCCGGAGCTGGACGGGCTGGAGGTGCTGACGGAGCTGGGCCGCCGCCGGTGTCCGGTGGCGGTGATCCTGCTCACCGGCCATGGCGACGTGCCTCAGGCGGTGCAGGCGATGAAGCTGGGGGCGGTGGACTTTCTGGAAAAACCGGTGGATGCCCGTCGCCTGGCCGAGGTGCTGGCGCGGGCACAACAGCAGGCCCGGGTGCTGGGCGAGCAGGCCGGGGCTCGGCTCCGGGTAACCCGGCTCTCGGCCCGGGAGCATGAAGTGGTGAGCCTGGTGGCGCAGGGGCTGACCAACAAGGCCATTGCCGAGCAGCTGTGCGTGGCGGTGCGCACCGTGGAAGTACACAGGGCGTCGGCCATGGCCAAGCTGGAGGCGGCCAATATGGCCGAGCTGCTGCACTGCTGGCAGCTGTCTCAGGGGTAA
- a CDS encoding sensor histidine kinase, with protein sequence MLRPLRWLPCWLLMVLPAMADDYRIGFLAYRGEAQGRAEWQPVLDGLNRALPAHHFEGVFLTQQQLDRQLNEGRLDFVVTNPAHYVLSRHQGLNWLASWLDPRFGSARESVAATLLVRADSGISGTRLLAGLRVGAVHEQAFGGYLLVAEQLRRRGVAPNSLDIQFRGYPVDALVYLLRDGALDAAMVPACTLEQMAQEGLVNAAEFRALMIQADAPCVRSTPLYPGWSFAAVDSRNETLLRDITQALLAMKQQGRPLWGAPIRLDEVEQLLRDWQPDAGEAPTWQTLRRVLLGYWQWLAGLMLVLLVIALHHVRVTRLLLRRTDERDRLHHLIQSREQELARARQATLLGEMATGLAHELNQPLSAIQAYAQAGELMTGEQNSREVFNHIVSETERGADIIRRFRQWASQPLPGPDAFSPRELCRELAERLAPRARAAGVRLDVTTDEGVLLSVRPAVEQILSNLLGNGLDAFERRNQGGRLRLAAARRADGWRLTVEDTAGGVSPAVIEALGHTLPASRIHGMGIGLMVSYRLARRLGGSLTLVNVGEGTRAELFLPKEQ encoded by the coding sequence ATGTTACGGCCTTTGCGGTGGTTGCCCTGCTGGTTGCTGATGGTACTGCCGGCCATGGCGGATGACTACCGAATCGGCTTTCTGGCCTACCGGGGTGAAGCCCAGGGGCGGGCGGAATGGCAGCCGGTGCTCGATGGCCTGAACCGGGCGCTGCCGGCACATCATTTCGAAGGGGTGTTTCTGACTCAGCAGCAGCTGGATCGGCAACTGAATGAGGGCCGGCTCGATTTTGTGGTGACCAACCCGGCCCATTACGTGCTGAGCCGCCACCAGGGGCTGAACTGGCTGGCGTCCTGGCTGGATCCGCGCTTTGGCTCGGCCCGGGAAAGCGTGGCGGCCACCCTGCTGGTGCGCGCCGACAGCGGCATCAGCGGTACCCGGCTGCTGGCCGGGTTGCGGGTGGGGGCGGTGCACGAGCAGGCCTTTGGCGGTTATCTGCTGGTGGCCGAGCAGTTGCGCCGGCGCGGCGTGGCGCCGAACAGCCTGGATATTCAGTTTCGCGGCTACCCGGTGGACGCCCTGGTGTATCTGTTGCGCGATGGCGCCCTGGATGCGGCCATGGTGCCTGCCTGCACCCTGGAGCAAATGGCGCAGGAAGGGCTGGTGAATGCGGCCGAGTTCAGGGCGCTGATGATCCAGGCGGACGCGCCCTGTGTGCGTTCCACGCCGCTGTATCCGGGCTGGAGCTTTGCCGCCGTCGACAGCCGGAACGAAACCCTGCTGCGGGACATCACCCAGGCCCTGCTGGCCATGAAGCAACAGGGCCGGCCGCTGTGGGGCGCCCCCATCCGGCTGGACGAGGTGGAGCAGTTGCTGCGGGACTGGCAGCCCGACGCCGGCGAGGCGCCGACCTGGCAGACCCTGCGCCGGGTGCTGCTGGGTTACTGGCAGTGGCTGGCGGGGCTGATGCTGGTGCTCTTGGTGATCGCCCTGCACCATGTGCGGGTCACCCGTCTGCTGCTCAGGCGCACCGACGAACGGGACCGGCTGCACCATCTTATTCAGAGCCGGGAGCAGGAGCTGGCCCGGGCGCGTCAGGCCACCCTGCTGGGGGAAATGGCCACGGGCCTGGCCCATGAGCTGAACCAGCCGTTGTCGGCCATTCAGGCCTATGCTCAGGCCGGCGAGCTGATGACCGGTGAGCAAAACAGCCGTGAGGTGTTTAATCATATTGTCAGTGAAACCGAGCGCGGTGCCGACATTATTCGCCGTTTTCGTCAGTGGGCCAGCCAGCCCCTGCCGGGGCCGGATGCCTTTTCGCCCCGGGAGCTGTGCCGGGAGCTGGCCGAGCGGCTGGCGCCCAGAGCCAGGGCCGCCGGGGTGCGGCTGGACGTGACCACGGACGAGGGCGTGCTGCTGAGTGTACGGCCGGCGGTGGAGCAGATATTGTCCAATCTGCTGGGCAACGGTCTGGATGCCTTTGAGCGGCGAAACCAGGGGGGACGGCTGCGGCTTGCCGCCGCGCGGCGGGCCGACGGCTGGCGATTGACGGTGGAAGACACCGCCGGCGGCGTGTCGCCGGCGGTGATCGAGGCGCTTGGACATACCCTGCCCGCCAGCCGCATTCACGGCATGGGCATTGGCCTGATGGTCAGTTACCGGCTGGCCCGCCGGCTGGGTGGTAGTCTGACCCTGGTCAATGTGGGCGAGGGCACCCGGGCCGAACTGTTTTTGCCAAAGGAGCAATAA
- a CDS encoding IS3 family transposase (programmed frameshift), whose product MKYKPHRRFSDAFKREAVEASLSTTETQAQLAGRLGIHPNQLSRWRREWSMTKKSSDKAVENTGPEKSLQELEREVARLKKQLERKELENEILKKAQGVLRQARQVRFAFIEAHRSQRWRVSIMCEVLDVSRAGYYRWRTRQHSPGARAIERRTLNTFLLERARQLKNVPGYRKLWLEARDAGFCCGKNQVQRLLRDAGYRSCTAPKAGYQKPTSSLPVLPNLLNRQFSVGSANRVWVSDITQIRCSEGWLYIAAVLDLGTRRVVGRAMGAINSAQLVLEALEQAWQHQRPDGKQLLFHSDQGSQYRNGEVMRWLNTRGITISMSRRGNCWDNACSESFFALLKKEWTRPLGVLGRDEMADEVRYYTDEYYPKVRRHMALGGMTPDAYAAAA is encoded by the exons ATGAAATACAAACCCCACCGTCGCTTTAGCGATGCATTCAAACGTGAGGCCGTCGAGGCCTCGCTCTCCACCACAGAGACACAAGCTCAGCTTGCTGGCAGACTTGGGATCCATCCTAACCAATTGAGTCGCTGGCGTAGAGAGTGGAGCATGACCAAGAAATCATCCGACAAAGCCGTTGAAAACACCGGACCAGAAAAAAGCCTGCAGGAGCTGGAGCGCGAGGTAGCTCGGCTGAAGAAGCAGCTTGAGCGGAAAGAGCTGGAGAACGAAATCCTAAAAAAGGCGCAAG GAGTACTTCGCCAAGCACGGCAAGTAAGGTTTGCCTTTATCGAGGCCCACCGAAGTCAACGCTGGCGGGTCTCGATAATGTGTGAAGTACTCGACGTGTCACGAGCGGGATATTATCGCTGGCGAACACGTCAACACTCTCCGGGGGCGCGTGCCATCGAGCGACGGACGCTGAACACCTTCCTGCTCGAGCGAGCCAGGCAACTGAAGAATGTGCCGGGTTATCGCAAGCTGTGGCTGGAAGCACGGGATGCCGGGTTCTGCTGCGGCAAGAACCAGGTTCAGCGCTTGCTGAGAGACGCTGGTTATCGTTCATGCACGGCTCCTAAAGCAGGATATCAAAAGCCAACATCGTCCTTGCCTGTGTTACCGAATCTGTTGAATCGCCAGTTCTCGGTGGGTTCAGCGAACCGAGTTTGGGTATCAGATATCACCCAAATCCGGTGCAGTGAAGGCTGGCTCTACATCGCAGCAGTCCTAGACCTGGGCACACGCCGCGTGGTGGGCCGAGCCATGGGTGCCATCAATAGCGCCCAACTGGTGCTGGAGGCCCTTGAGCAGGCATGGCAACATCAGCGGCCAGATGGGAAACAGCTGTTGTTCCACTCGGACCAAGGGAGTCAGTATCGCAACGGAGAGGTGATGAGATGGCTGAATACACGGGGAATCACCATCAGCATGTCACGCCGAGGTAACTGCTGGGATAACGCCTGTTCGGAAAGCTTCTTCGCGCTACTCAAGAAGGAGTGGACTCGCCCTCTGGGCGTGCTCGGAAGAGACGAAATGGCAGATGAAGTCCGGTATTATACAGACGAGTATTACCCGAAAGTGCGGCGCCACATGGCGCTGGGAGGGATGACTCCCGATGCCTACGCAGCTGCCGCTTAA
- the gshB gene encoding glutathione synthase: MTIKLGIVMDPIQSINIKKDTSFAMLLEAQRRGYELWYMEMSDLSLRDGEAYGSMTRLSVREDASQWYTLAEPELNPLHSLDVILMRKDPPFDTEFIYATYLLERAEGEGVLIVNKPQSLRDANEKLYTAWFAEHTPSTLVTRKAADIRAFHAEHKDIIMKPLDGMGGASIFRVKEDDPNLGVIIETLTEHGSRYCMVQTYLPAIKDGDKRVLVVDGEPVPYCLARIPQGGETRGNLAAGGRGEARPLSDSDRRIAEALGPVLKRKGLIFVGLDIIGDKLTEVNVTSPTCVREIEAAFPVNITGMLMDAIEKRLS; the protein is encoded by the coding sequence ATGACCATCAAACTGGGAATCGTGATGGACCCCATTCAGTCCATCAACATCAAGAAAGACACCAGCTTCGCCATGCTGCTGGAGGCCCAGCGCCGGGGCTATGAGCTCTGGTACATGGAAATGAGCGATCTCAGCCTGCGCGACGGCGAAGCCTATGGCAGCATGACCCGGCTGTCGGTCAGGGAAGACGCCAGCCAGTGGTATACCCTGGCCGAGCCCGAGCTCAACCCCCTGCACAGCCTGGACGTGATCCTGATGCGCAAGGATCCGCCCTTTGACACCGAATTCATCTACGCCACCTACCTGCTGGAGCGTGCCGAGGGCGAAGGCGTGCTTATCGTCAACAAGCCCCAGAGCCTGCGCGACGCCAACGAAAAGCTCTACACCGCCTGGTTTGCCGAGCATACCCCCAGCACCCTGGTCACCCGCAAGGCCGCCGACATTCGCGCCTTTCACGCCGAGCACAAGGATATCATCATGAAGCCCCTGGACGGCATGGGTGGTGCCTCCATATTCCGGGTGAAGGAAGACGATCCCAACCTGGGGGTGATCATCGAAACCCTCACCGAGCACGGCAGCCGTTACTGCATGGTGCAGACCTATCTGCCCGCCATCAAGGACGGCGACAAGCGGGTGCTGGTGGTGGACGGCGAGCCGGTACCCTACTGCCTGGCGCGCATTCCCCAGGGCGGCGAAACCCGGGGCAACCTGGCCGCCGGCGGCCGGGGCGAGGCCCGCCCGTTAAGCGACAGTGACCGCCGCATTGCCGAGGCCCTGGGCCCGGTGCTGAAGCGCAAGGGACTGATCTTTGTGGGTCTCGACATTATCGGCGACAAGCTCACCGAGGTGAACGTCACCAGCCCCACCTGCGTGCGCGAGATCGAGGCCGCCTTTCCGGTCAACATTACCGGCATGCTGATGGACGCCATTGAAAAACGGCTATCCTGA
- a CDS encoding YqgE/AlgH family protein → MDSLEHHFLIAMPSLKDPFFAGSVTYICEHNEEGAMGLVINIPVEMQLHELLHQLELEPDDVPELDQPVLQGGPVSADRGFVLHTPVEGFGSSRLLSDNLMITTSRDVLESLGTRQAPEKFLVTLGYAGWTPGQLEQELVENSWLTVPADNSLIFDTPIGQRWHQAIGRLGIDSRQLSSQVGHA, encoded by the coding sequence ATGGATTCACTGGAACATCACTTTCTCATCGCCATGCCCAGCCTCAAGGATCCCTTCTTTGCCGGCTCCGTGACCTACATCTGCGAGCACAACGAGGAAGGCGCCATGGGGCTGGTGATCAACATTCCGGTCGAGATGCAATTGCACGAGCTGCTGCACCAGCTGGAGCTGGAGCCCGACGACGTGCCCGAGCTGGATCAGCCGGTACTGCAGGGCGGTCCGGTGTCCGCCGACCGGGGCTTTGTGCTGCACACGCCGGTGGAAGGCTTTGGCTCCAGCCGGCTGCTTTCCGACAACCTGATGATCACCACCTCCCGGGACGTGCTGGAAAGCCTGGGTACCCGTCAGGCGCCGGAAAAATTTCTGGTGACCCTGGGCTATGCCGGCTGGACCCCGGGCCAGCTGGAGCAGGAGCTGGTGGAAAACAGCTGGCTGACGGTGCCCGCCGACAACAGCCTGATCTTCGACACCCCCATTGGTCAGCGCTGGCATCAGGCCATTGGCCGGCTCGGCATCGACTCCCGCCAGCTGTCGTCCCAGGTGGGCCACGCATGA